Part of the Rubidibacter lacunae KORDI 51-2 genome is shown below.
CAAGTCCAACACAGATCGGGTTCGTGCGTTAGCGTTGGGGACATCTCGATCGTTTGCCTGATGCAGTTTGGCTTCCAGAAGGTTGCGTTCCTCATTGGATAGTGTCTGTACGAGCTGGGCGATTGCCTCGACAATCTTGACATTCATGCTTTGACCACCTCCTGGCTGCACTCAGTTGGTTCTAGGCTATCGCGATTGACCCTCTCAAAACCTGTGATATCAGCAGCCGAAACAGGGAATCGGCGGCTTTCGCAGCGACACGTGTTGATTGCCTGCGATCGCTCGTGCCATACTGCGCCACCTGCAATGACTGCCGAGCCAGCACATGGCAGCCAGAATTTTCCGCTTGCCAATTTTAAAAGCATGGGGTTTAATCAGTACATATGAACTGGTAATATCCGTGCTTGCCTCTCCCTTCCTCCAGCAGGGTCTCAGGGCGATCGCCGTACTGCAGTGCGATTGCCGCGAGCCTTGTGCCATCCCGCTTTATGCCTGCGCGATCGCGGCGGGGTTCCCTTCCCCTGCCGACGACCACCTCGACGCACAGCTCGACCTCAATCAACTCCTCATCCAGCATCCCAGCGCCACGTTTTTCTTGAGGGTAGAGGGAGACTCCATGGTCGGCGCTGGCATTCACTCCGGCGATTTGCTCGTGGTCGATCGGGCTCTAGAACCTGCGGACGGCAGGGTGGTCGTGGCTGCGCTCGATGGCGAGCTAACGGTCAAGCGGCTGCGCTTCCTGCGCGGTCGCCCCCATCTGGTGCCGGAGAACCCCAACTACGACCCACTCCCGGTCGGGGAAGACTCCGACTGTCACATCTGGGGCGTCGTTACTAACGTCGTCCATACGCTCTGATGTTGGCACTAGTAGATTGCAATAACTTTTACGTTTCCTGCGAGCGCGTGTTCGACCCGCGTCTGGCCCGGCGACCGGTGGTGGTGCTGTCCAATAATGATGGCTGCATTGTGGCGCGATCGCCGGAGGTTAAGGCACTCGGGATTGCCATGGGAACCCCGTTTTTCAAGGTGCGCGCTCTGGTCCGGCAGCACGACATCGCAGTGCTGTCGTCAAACTACGCGCTCTACGGCGATATGTCGGCGCGGGTGATGACGGTGCTGGAGGACTGCGCGCCGCAAGTGGAGGTCTATTCCATCGACGAGGCGTTTCTAAATTTTGCGGGCTTTGCACGGCACAATCTAGCCGCATACGGGCAGTGGGTGCGAGCGCGAGTGCGGCAGTGGACGGGCATCCCGGTATCGATTGGTATTGCCCCGACCAAAGTACTGGCGAAGCTGGCCAATCGCGTGGCAAAGCGATCGCTAGAGGGCGTGTGCGTGCTCGAAGGGAATGACGAGTTGCTGGAGGCAACAGCCGTTGAGGATATCTGGGGCATCGCAAAACGCTGGGGCAAACGACTGCGATCGCGTGGCATTCGGACGGCACTGGAGCTGCGCGACGCGCCGGAGGCGGTGGTCCGGAAGGAGATGGGGGTCATCGGCGTGCGTCTCCAGCTGGAATTGCGGGGCATTCCTTGTCTGTCACTGGAGCTAGTGCCACCACCGAAACGCGAGACCTGCGTGTCGCGATCGTTCGGGCGACCGGTGACGGAGTTGGCGGAGCTGCGAGAGGCGATCGCGGCGTACGCCAGTCGATTGGGGGAGAAACTGCGCCGTCAGCAACAAGCAACCGAAACGTTGCTGGTCTTTACTCGGGCTCGGCCGCACGGGTCCAAGGGAAGCTCGGTCGTGCTGTCGCTGCCAATGGCAAGCAACCATACCCCGACGCTCTTGCACTACGCCAACCGAGGTATAGCAGCGCTCTTCCGTCCGGGTTCCACGTATGTGAAAGCGGGCGTGGTGGCGCATGGTCTGGTGACGGAGTCCCGGGTACAGGGCGATCTATTTGTCGCAGCCGAGGGAGAGCGCGATCGCGATTTGATGCAGGTACTGGACGAAATCAATCGGCGCTGGGGACGCGGGACAATTGGCTTCGCGGCAGCCGGAGTTCAGCAACAGTGGCGCATGAAAGCAGGAAGGCGATCGCCGCGCTACACAACGTCTTGGGCGGACCTGCCGATAGCACGAGGTTAGGGTTTGTTAGTATAAAACGCGAAGGTTGAAGACCGGATAAGCCTGCTTTCTATGCGTAGCATGAGTGTCGGGAGCACGTCACAACCTTTCCAACTTCTTCCGTGAGGGTATTTCTGCAGGAAGACTGGCAGGCACTGCAAATTATCAAAGAGTTTCAACGGATTTTTTTGTCATGTATAACAATGCGAGGAACGGCAGAATTTCAGGGCTAAATGCGGTAATTTTCATTGCCAACGACTTTGAAGGACAATGCAAATTCTACGAGGAAACACTGGGTCTTGAATTGGCTTCACGGCAAGAGGATGCAGCTTTTTTTAAGATTGGAAATCAAACTCTCGGAATTTTCGCACGTAGTCATCATCCGGAGGGAACTAAGCGTCTTGGTGATGCCACTCACGGCATTTCTCATTTGGAATTTTTGCTTGCAGAAGCAGATCTAGAAAAAACTATTGCTAAGCTTAAGGCAACAGGGGCTCATGCATATGGAGACAACTTTGCCGACGCAGACGGGAATCTTTTTCATTTCAAGCACTGACCCATCGGAAGACTATCATATTTTTTTCGCATACGCGAGAGGGTGGCTCCCTGACATCTTCGTCACGACCTCATATTATCAATAGTTATATTTGTTGGGTTTCCTTGCACCGCTAAAAAGGTTTTAACCCGTGTCAAGGAAGCTGATGATAGCTTAACATTCTTGCCTGAGTCGATCCTCCCGTAACAGGGCAGTAACAGAAGTTTTGTCGGACAAAGATGCGCGGTTCGACGTTGTCGGAGTCGAAGCAGATAATATCAACTTCTTGCCGCGATCGCGGCTTGCTAGTTTGCAGCATTGCGCGCAGCAACTGTCATGCGATCGCCTTGTTGGTTTCAGCGGTCAGAACCGGGCAAGATCGCCTGAATTGGCTGGTCTCGGTGCTTGTGAGAGATCTGGAAGTCGCTATCAAGAGTGAGAATGGCACTCCGGTCGAATTGTTCCGCCATCCTCGAGCCTGTAAAGTGTTTTTGTTTAGAGAGTATCTATACTGCCCGAGATTCACTCGCTTACACAAAAAACTTCACCCCCTCCATCCTGTTACATCGCTCAATCTACCCGAGCATCCAAATCACAGCGATCGATGTTTACTTATGCTCATGGCAACTGAAGAATTTCCCGATTGGCTTGGCTATTGTGTTATTTCGTATTCACTCGTGCTGATTGTTCTGTCTATTGTCAGAACCAGAGACCCCTGGACGCCGCTCCATGAAGCGGCTCGCAAAAATGACCTGAACACCGTGCAGTCCCTTCTCAATCGAGGCGTAGCTGTAGACCTCCGTAAAGATGGAAATCTC
Proteins encoded:
- a CDS encoding Y-family DNA polymerase — encoded protein: MLALVDCNNFYVSCERVFDPRLARRPVVVLSNNDGCIVARSPEVKALGIAMGTPFFKVRALVRQHDIAVLSSNYALYGDMSARVMTVLEDCAPQVEVYSIDEAFLNFAGFARHNLAAYGQWVRARVRQWTGIPVSIGIAPTKVLAKLANRVAKRSLEGVCVLEGNDELLEATAVEDIWGIAKRWGKRLRSRGIRTALELRDAPEAVVRKEMGVIGVRLQLELRGIPCLSLELVPPPKRETCVSRSFGRPVTELAELREAIAAYASRLGEKLRRQQQATETLLVFTRARPHGSKGSSVVLSLPMASNHTPTLLHYANRGIAALFRPGSTYVKAGVVAHGLVTESRVQGDLFVAAEGERDRDLMQVLDEINRRWGRGTIGFAAAGVQQQWRMKAGRRSPRYTTSWADLPIARG
- a CDS encoding LexA family protein, which codes for MLASPFLQQGLRAIAVLQCDCREPCAIPLYACAIAAGFPSPADDHLDAQLDLNQLLIQHPSATFFLRVEGDSMVGAGIHSGDLLVVDRALEPADGRVVVAALDGELTVKRLRFLRGRPHLVPENPNYDPLPVGEDSDCHIWGVVTNVVHTL
- a CDS encoding VOC family protein; translation: MSGARHNLSNFFREGISAGRLAGTANYQRVSTDFFVMYNNARNGRISGLNAVIFIANDFEGQCKFYEETLGLELASRQEDAAFFKIGNQTLGIFARSHHPEGTKRLGDATHGISHLEFLLAEADLEKTIAKLKATGAHAYGDNFADADGNLFHFKH